The genomic stretch TTCCTCAAGCAGGGCTTGCTAGGCATGTAAACAGAGTCCTGGGGAGTCCCCAGCCCTCTCAGTGCTGCTTCTTGTGGTGGGCCGGGGGGCCAGGGGGAGGGCGCAGGAAGAAGGCGGGCCACTGAAGGCAGCGGAAGGCCAGCAGGTGGGGGCCCAGCGCATACAGCAGGTTGCACCCGAAGAAGCAGGCCCAGGCGTCATCAGGCACACGGTAGGTGAAGGGCGTGCGCAGGTGCATGGAGGCACCCATGTGCGAGAACTGTGCCTAGTGGCCACACAGGGAGGGTGGATGTCAGGGGCCTGGAGAGAATAAGTCCTAGTATCATCAACACCCCACCCTAGGGAGCCCAGGCTGATGACCTGTTTCCCCTCTCCAGCCCATCTGTCTGCCTCTAAATATTCCTGCCCCTGCATGTACTGTCTGTCCTTGTCCATCTGTCTGTGAGCCTCTCCCCAGCTGTCCAACCAGAACCATCTTCACTCTTTTAAGTGGGCCCTGTTTCCCATCTCTCTGATCTGGGCCCGGCTCTTCCTCCTGCTATTCCCTACCCCATTTCTGTCCCCGACACAAATCTGGTCCATTCTACCCCAGAGATGTCTTCCTGGTTTCCCCTGCCCAGGCCTGGGCCTAGGCTTTATCACTTTCCATCAGGAACTCAAAAGCAAGCCCTCCAGCTCTGACTGCGCCCTCCACAGCTCAGACATATTCCATGGCTCCCCCAAGCTCAGAGTTGAAAGCCCGCAGCATCTAGCTGTCAAATTCTCTTGCCTCTGCCTTTAACCCATGTTGTGGCTCTACTAAACCACTATCTGCCTGTGTGTTTTTATGCTCTTCCCATTCTTGAAATGCCCTTCCCTGCCTAGAGAACTCATACCCATACATCAAAGCCCAACCCCTACGCTCACTCTTCTAGGAAATCTTCCCTCTCTGGAATCCCTCTCAGCCCctatccttccctctctctagTTCTGACCCCATGGAGTTGGGACCCCATGGAGTGTATCTTAGGGTACCAAGCTGAGGGTGAGACCTCTCAGAGCCTGTTCAGGGAGGGCAGAAGAGCATTTGATGGGTAGGCAGAAACTTTCTTCCCTACTGATCCACccacacctccccctccccccttcccccccacctcaCCTGGCCAACAGCTCCAGCAAACACCAAGGCCCAGTCAGGCAGCCAAGAACAGCCAGGGACAATGAGGGCATAGACAGCCAGGCCATAGAAGGGCAGCACATAGAACATATACACCAGCATCTAAGGGGCACACGACCAGGAGGATGAGCAGCTGCCCCAGCCAGGTCTCTTGAGACCCCCGAGGTAGAGACCCCAGGGAGGATCTGGCCAGCCTCAGATCCCACCCAGGCAGGACGGGGGCTCTCTGTGCTCCCAACCCTGTGTAcacttttctctatttcccttgGGTATTCCCCCtgccacatacatacacacactgagCCCACCCACATTACTCCGGAAGTGGCATGTGACCCTGGCCAACTGCAAAACTCCAGCCCCCTGGCCATAATGACCAGCGACAGAATGGACATGTTATTCAGTGATGATGGGCATGTGGGCCAATCAGGGCCTGCCTGAGACTTGTGCTTAAGCTCTGGGGAAATAAGAGCTCAGATTCTTCTGGGGTGGTTAAGTAGGGTGGATGGAGGCCTGGAGCTGCCCAAGGCTGACTCTGCAATCCCACAAAGTGACTACCAGGGAGTGGAGTCCATGCAAAGAAAACAGAGCCCAGGGACAGAGTTGCCTTAGCTCCTAGGTCCAGCCATACTTGAAGACCATAtctgtcttcatttttgaagacAGACATTTTTGGTAGgacaatgaatttttttaacttaaaaaaaaatatatatatatatatttatttatttattttgagatagagacagcgtgagaggggaaagggcagagagagaatcccaagcaagctccacactgccagcacagagcccaacacgaggctcgaacccatgaactgtgagatcatgcatgatctgagccgaaaccaagagtcagacactcaactgactaagccaccccggcgccctggTAGGACAATAAACTGGCTTGTGTTTGTGGTGCCTGCCTCAAAGAGGATTTGGTAGACCTCTATCCATGACAGGACCATATGGCCTTCTCCTCCCATCTGCCCTCTCACCTGCACCTTCGGATAGGCCACGGGGTCCCGTAGGTATGGCTCATACTGATAGATGTAGATAAAGCAGGCATCTGTGGGGCAGTCAAGCACCACCTGGGGCAGACAGGCAAACCAACAACCTATCTGAAACATTTTTCCCACGAGAAGCTTTCTCCACCCTCCCCGGCGGGTCCCGTACCCCTTGCTCTGGCCTCCCCTACCCTTGGCTTTTCACTTCGGCTGGGAAGGTTATAGGGAGTGGGGCTTTGTCATGGAACACTCAGATCAGACTCGGTGAAGAACCTTCCTGGATGATGAGACAGGAGAGCAGTAGCCTCTTTGCACTGGGTAAAGGAACATggttggggaggggacaggaaaggGGGCTGGAGGTGGAAGAAAGGCTGGCCACTGCAGACTCACCAGGCCCCGGAAGAGGGTGAAGAACCCAGCAAGGGTGAGGTATATGACAAGGACCAGGTCAACCGGGCGTCGCAGGAGGCCCTTTCTTTGCTCCTCCTGTACCTGCCCCatgggagagagacagtgtgagaagTCTGGTATCCaacaggcactcaataaaggCTCATCCCTTCTTTCCTAATGGCCAAGGAGATCCTTCCAAAGAGGGCATATTTTTGACCACAAGGAACTCTAATGGGGGGACACTGAGGTATGCTGGCACAGGGAACTGTCTGGGGGCAGGGCACTTACCATGTGAGGGATACAGCTGGTTGGTGCCCGGGACTGGCTGAAGACCCTCATGCCAGCCCAGCATGGGACAAGCATATAGGGGATTGCCAGGAAGAAGGCAGGTCTGATCTCTGAGCTGTATTTCCCTGTCATAGTAGGAGAGGGGGGGGTGTCACTCAGTGAGGATCACCCAGACCTGGCCAGACCTGTAGGTGAATCACACCAGAGTCCCTAGATGGAACTAGTAATTcacaaatgcaatttttttttcattttttaaaatttattttgagaaagacagaaagaaagagagcaggggaggggcagagacagagagagacagagagagaatcccaagcagtctcctgtgctgccagtacagagcctgatgtggggctcaatctcacgaactgtgagaccatgacctgagctgaagtcaagagccagacgcttaactgactgcaagccacccacgcgccccacaCAAATGCAATCTTTATTTAAGCTCTAACACCTCTGCCTCCCCAATGCTCATAAGATGATGTCTATGCTCCTTAGCCTGGCTTGCCTCAATTTACCTTCTGGGTATAGCCTCTATACTTGCTCCCTCTGGATACACCTTGGGTATCCCTCTGGTTCAGCCACTCCACATACtggtctgcctctcccctctacCAATGAACCTTCTAGGTGCAGGATAGTGACCCAGCCCGAGGAGACAGGATCCCTCAAGGCCAAGTCCTTACCAAGGATGTTTCCTGGAAGAAATACCAGGATGCTCATGATGAAAGATCCCAGCCAGTACAGTCCAAGGTTCCGGTATCTCTTCCTGGGGTCAGGGACAGAGGGGTGACCAACAGATGCCTGTTCCCAAGTCTCCGAGCCCCAGCCAGAGCCCAGGGTCCACCCTGGGCTCCCCAACTCTGGGTCCCTCCCAGTTTTGTCCAGAACAGAAGGGACAACAGGgagatgaatgaaggaatgaacagACTGTCTGTCCAAGGACAGAAGTGGCTGCCTAGGCACAGGGCAGTACAAGAGAAGAGAGCTGACTATAGCTTACACCTGTGACATTCCCTGGCCACTCCTGGCTGGAGCCCTAGAGAAGCCTCCTGATTTCCCCTACGCACACTTCTGGCTCGACTCAGGCTTGGGACCCCACCTGAGAACTTGACCTCCTTCTCATGGTCCAGGTGCCACTCCACCCACCCCATGCACCTTCTGTGGATGGCACCAGCCATGGCCAGGTAGAGGAGGTAGTGAACGGTGCCATCCCAGTAGCAGATGAAGACTCCATGGGCAGTGCGCAAGTATGGCTCTCCCTGCAAGGGCAGGTCAGGGCTCAGATGGGCGACAGGGCAGGAGGCATCCCCAGCTGCCCGCTATGTACCTCCTTGGTAATGAACTCCATGAAGCCCACCATGTAGCCATCTTCCTGGAGAGCAATAAGGAGGTCCACCACCGAGGTGAAGGCGAAGATAGTGAACACTGTGGGAAGAGTGGGCGGGGCACAGCCTGGGTGTGGGAGAGGCCTGAGGCAGCTTTTCTGAGACCCAGATTCCAGGCAAGGATCCTTGTCCAAGACTGCTCCCAGTCACCACGCTCCACCGGTCACATGACCCACAGCCCTGCCTCATGAGTAGGCACAGTCCCTGTCTTTGGAAGTCCTCAGGTTGAGAAGGCACTGTCTCTGCCCTCAGGGGATCCCAAAGTGATGAGGAAGTCTTTCAGGGGCTCCCAGTCTGAGGGGGAAGATACAGTCCTTCTCTGAAGAGCCCCAGGTCTGAAGGGGGTGGCCCTCTAAGGTTCCCCAACCACTGAGGGTTCTCCAGTCTCTGTGAGCTTCTCCAGTTTGATGGGAGCCCTTCAAGGACCCCCAGTCTGATGGAGGAGGCCCTTGCTCACACAGTTCTCTCTGACTCACCAGCATAGAGTGGGTCATAGTAGATATCACCAGGAGACAAGTTGTAGATAGCCATGAAAAGCAGACCCAGGATCAGGGCACTCATCAATGCCACCCCCAGGGGGCTGTGGAGAGGGAAAACAAGTCAGAGAGGCCAGGCCCAGTGCTGAGGCCCCACCTCGCCCTGGTGAGGCCAAAAGCAGACTCTAGGAAGCTCAAAATGTTGAGGCTGAAGTATCTGTCCATCCAGGAATCGCTCATTCCCTGAAACTGCCCTTTCCCATTACTAGGCTGTTGCCTCAACTGTTTCCCCCTCCGGGAAACTCCTTCCAGAAGTCTCTTCCACTTGGCAAACTCTTACTCATCCTTCATAGCCTATCTTTCATGactcctcctccaggaaacccTCCTTGACTTCTTAGAAAGGATCATTGCCAAACTTAGGCCAAGTACAGGGTGGGCATCAGTCAATTCTTTGTTTAggattttattgttaagtaatctctacacccaacacggggctcgaactcacaaccctgagatcaagggtcatgtgcttttctgactgagccagcgaggtgccccAACTCTTTCTGACTATACAATTCATCCTGTCACTTGCTGATATGTGTTTAACTCAATTTGCTGTCAGTCATTCAGTCCCACCAAGCCTCTCTGTGGCCAGACCCAGTGCCCAAGCCTGTCAGGTCTCTAAGTGCTCAGCCCAGTACACCTCACTCTCTGAAGCTCCAGACTCCTCCCAGCTAAAGTCCAAATACTTCCATCAACTCCACCCTACCCCTGCCCTGATCTGTCCCCATCAATCTGATAAGGCAGGTTGCGTAGATAACAGAAGCCATCTTTGGGTAGCCCCCACCACAAGTGGGCAGAGTCGGGGGTGGGAAGGCTATCCAGGGTCCCACACTCTCCCCTACACTCTCTCCAGACTCCTACCTTCTCATGGACCCCTCTGACACCTGACAATCCCCATCCTGGCCCCAACAATGACAATTATAGTAATCAGATAAGACCACACAATTTGTAATCCTTAACTGTAACTATGGGATGAGGTCTAGGATTATGTTCATTACacactgaagaaactgaggctcccagaAACAACCTAGCTCGCCCAAGTTCCAGGGGGATAGAGCCAGGAATTTGTACCCAAGGAGCCAACCCCATAGTCAAGACTCCCTCTATCCCATGTCTTGAGTTGAGCTAGTTGAGCCCCTGGCTGAGGGGCTTGCAGATGTCTGGTACACAGTGGCAGGATCCACAGGGCTAGGGTCTAGGGTTAAGAGCCAGGGGAGGTCACAATACGTAGGGAAAACAGACTAAAGACAGGGTGGGCCAAACCTTAACCGAAAAAAGTCCCAAGTTTGAGATAGGCGATGGAGGGGCCATCTGGCAGGGGTGGTGGAACAGAACGCGCGtccctgtgtgcgtgtgtgtcaaGAGCTAGGTCATCAGGACCTTATCTGGGGCAATACTGTGACTGACTTTGGTGAGTCTGGAGCTGGGCACAGCCCTGGGAAAACCCCGGAAACCCTCCAAAACCCTGCCCTTTGGGGGACTCTGCTTCTCAACCTTTCTCCCCAGGCCCTAAACGTCCCAGGAGcgccctccacccccaacacacagcCCCCTGCCCGGCAGAAAAAGGACTTCCGactgggtgggggtgtggggagttCTGCCCTAGCCCCCTTCCTGCAGGCCAGAGCTGCGCAGGGACGCTGGGTTGGGAGAGCCAGGCTAGCCGTCGCGCATCCTCTCTCCCGGCTACCACCAACCCGCCCTGgccgcccacccccgcccccgagTCCGCCCTGGCCCCTCCCCTTACGCACTGCGAGAGCGCCGAGACGTAGTTGAGCGCATAGGACAAGGGGAGGGCGCCGAGCGAGAGAGCGGCGATCTTGCCGGCAAGCGGCGGGATGTCCATAGCAGCGGCGCCTGTACCCCGGCGCGGCCTCGGCGCGGCCTCCTGGGCGCCCGTCTCTTCTGCAGTGGCGCGTCTGggcgggcggagggaggggggtgcCAGGGACCCGGCCGGTCCCGGCCCCGCCCTGCGCAAAGGTCGCCCCTCCGCTGCGCCCTGGTCCCGCCGCAGTTCCTCGACCGCTCCGCTAGCTCCCGGGGAGCCTCTGAGGCCCCTCCTCCTTGAGGcggcccctctccccgcc from Prionailurus viverrinus isolate Anna chromosome A2, UM_Priviv_1.0, whole genome shotgun sequence encodes the following:
- the TM6SF2 gene encoding transmembrane 6 superfamily member 2 isoform X1, which encodes MDIPPLAGKIAALSLGALPLSYALNYVSALSHPLGVALMSALILGLLFMAIYNLSPGDIYYDPLYAVFTIFAFTSVVDLLIALQEDGYMGEPYLRTAHGVFICYWDGTVHYLLYLAMAGAIHRRKRYRNLGLYWLGSFIMSILVFLPGNILGKYSSEIRPAFFLAIPYMLVPCWAGMRVFSQSRAPTSCIPHMVQEEQRKGLLRRPVDLVLVIYLTLAGFFTLFRGLVVLDCPTDACFIYIYQYEPYLRDPVAYPKVQMLVYMFYVLPFYGLAVYALIVPGCSWLPDWALVFAGAVGQAQFSHMGASMHLRTPFTYRVPDDAWACFFGCNLLYALGPHLLAFRCLQWPAFFLRPPPGPPAHHKKQH
- the TM6SF2 gene encoding transmembrane 6 superfamily member 2 isoform X2 — its product is MDIPPLAGKIAALSLGALPLSYALNYVSALSHPLGVALMSALILGLLFMAIYNLSPGDIYYDPLYAVFTIFAFTSVVDLLIALQEDGYMVGFMEFITKEGEPYLRTAHGVFICYWDGTVHYLLYLAMAGAIHRRKRYRNLGLYWLGSFIMSILVFLPGNILGKYSSEIRPAFFLAIPYMLVPCWAGMRVFSQSRAPTSCIPHMVQEEQRKGLLRRPVDLVLVIYLTLAGFFTLFRGLVVLDCPTDACFIYIYQYEPYLRDPVAYPKVQMLVYMFYVLPFYGLAVYALIVPGCSWLPDWALVFAGAVGQAQFSHMGASMHLRTPFTYRVPDDAWACFFGCNLLYALGPHLLAFRCLQWPAFFLRPPPGPPAHHKKQH